Genomic DNA from Hordeum vulgare subsp. vulgare chromosome 2H, MorexV3_pseudomolecules_assembly, whole genome shotgun sequence:
TCATTCATCAGTGTAGCTCAGACAAGGTCCGTAAATGCAGTTTGCTTAGCCATAAAATATTATGTTGTGACGTCTTAAGGAATCAAGTCGCGATGAGCATCATATTTTTTGTTTATGAAATCATACTTTTTTATATCTACCACACTTGCATAATCTAATAGTTTTTCCcgctgcaacgcacgggcatatttgctatctttacctattaataaagcaacTACTGCTTCTGCCGTACGTCATAATTTTTACCCCTAAAGTTGccctaaattacccaccatgacaTCCACAAGTTAAGAAAACGATTCAGATTTTCACTCCTGTCAAAATCGCCGTGAGGTATCGTTCTTATAAGTTTGGACAAGAAATTGGTACAAACGCATGTGTAGCGTAGTGGCTAAACCCGGCCCGTGCTTGAGGGCAGACCCGAGTTCAATCCAGGAATCCTGCGGCTTTTTTCCAgtctctcctttttctttttattacaaCTAGCATGCACATCCTCCTTTCCACTACGTTTTCATGGTCGGTCCAtgtttttatctttatttttatgtctttttttcacattatttttttttatttttcctatcttTAAATTATTTCGTAATTTCCCGAATATCCAAATTTTAAAAATTGTGAGTTCTAAGAAAATGCTCATGAAAGCATTAAATGTTTGTTattcaaaaaattctgactttgtaaaaaaataatgaatttaaaaaatgtttacgaTATCTAATAATGTTCGTTATTTCAAAAATGAATTGTGGATCAGACAAATGTtcattatttaaaaaatattcaaaaatttgGAAGAATTtaggaaaatgaaaaagaaataaataaaaaagtaaaTAGAAAAACTAAGAGAAAATGTGAAACCGAAAagaaaacataaaacataagataataaaaaataaaaaccagGCAAAAAGAGATTCATTTTGCGAAAGCGATGGACACTAAACTGTTGATATGAGGTTTATCTACGAGTGGCTTAATattgattttcatattgtttgGAATTGTGCTAATAATGATTATTATTTTCATACTGTCATGTGGTCTATTTTAGTAGTTCTCTATAAGATTGATCTAAATAGCTTTAGAATTTAAGCGGTTAAGTcttttaggtttaggttttacTTAGTTCTTGAGAAGTGTTTATATGCCTAGGGGTTGGGAGTAGTTTGTGATCGACGAGATTAGTTGATAAAGTTTTAAAAATCCCATTGTGCTACACAATAACAAGTGTGGCGTGCAGTGGTTGGCTCATAGTCTTGAGATTTACCACGTCAAATACATTGTAATTACATGGACACACCGGACATCATTAAAGAGCGTGGACAAAATAAAGAAGTGTCAACATGATGAGCCACTGtgttaaaattaaaaaaatagagtACGCTCATACATCGAGGTATTGAGTCATACTTATTTGGTTAGGGCGTAATATTTtgactcccgttgcaacgcaccgaCATATTTGCTACTTAATAGTAAAGCAAATAATGGTTCCGCCGTACGTCATAAACATTACCCCTAAAGTTGTTTAAAATtacccactatgtcatccataagTCAAAAGAAAACGGTTTGTTGTTTATCACAAATCGCTCCGTCATGTATTGATTTATAAGGGGCTAAACCGCACTTTGGCACATAAGTTCTCCTAGCATACTCGCTCGAGCGCGCTCCTTCTTTCTGGGAGACCTGAGTTCGAATATTGTCCTagcatatttttttttctttttttgtttaccttttcttctttttcttctagcaGGCTTATTCAAATCAAGCAATTTCCGTTTATTTTCCCctttttgtttaccttttcttcttttcttctatcagGCTGATTCAAATCAAAGCGATTTTTGTTTAATAGTTTTCCCATTTTTGTTTATCTTTTTTTTTATCAGGCTGATTCAAATCAAGCTATAGGAATTGGGAGGAGAAAATGAAATGGACTATTTGTGGAAGAGGCCAACTATCTATGATAGGTTGTCACATTGTATACCACTAACTAGACCGCGAACAAAAAAATTGCCCCAATGGCCTCTCGATTAGTTTATCTTGATTTCTTTCACTCATCTACGACAGTATGCACACGAGCACAGCAGCTCCCGGCATACATAACATCAGCTAGATATGCATAAAGAGTGGTTGCTGGATTTTGAATCTATTTTATGCTCCCATGCGGCATTTGGCCAGTGGAAATCTTGAATTGCACTTTTGTAGGGTAAGTTTATCTTCGTTTGCGTTGTAACTAAAAATTATCAGattatagatcattttttataaattaagagcgtgaagCATTTTTTCTTCCGTTCCAACGCacgagcccttttgctagtattaataaagcacatattgcttctgtggtacgtcatgAAAATTgtccctaaagtttgcataaattacccaccatgtcaccggtaagtaatagaaaatgtttcacaaagcgaaaaatcttggactgggctggcccatctaaaacctcctatattacgctctgcacccCGGTAGAATATCCaacacaccgtatgggccggcccatgcacagacGCCAGTTTTTTAGTTTCGTTTATTTAGTTATCTTCAgttctattttatttttctattttaaataacttaaaacttcaaataacctttaaacttttaataaacttaaaattttaaatcaatgtatttaaaaaattaaatgtttgtgacttcaaaaactgctcggagtttttgtaaaaaatgttcgcgtatacaataaaatgttagcaaatttgaaaaaatgtttgtaaagTAAGAAAAGTCCATAATTTTGAAATCAAACTCTATGTGTTAAGAATTATTAAAAGCATTTAAAAAATGCTTTCAAATTGAAAATATGTTAATACATtaaaaaaatgtcctaaaattttaaaaatagctaatgcctgttttgatattttctttttttatttaaattttttcgttccatttttgtttatttctaatttaaataatttagaattacaaaagcatttgcgtattaaaaaataggaattttgaattcaaatgttaacgaaaacataaaatgtgtgTGGATTCAAAAAAGTCGCCGGATTTTTAtaaatttttttgcaaattccaaaacaatgtccgtgaatttcataaatataatactgacttataaaaatgtttttttattcagaaaaacttcatgcgtttcaaaaatgtttgtgaatttaaagtaaaatcctcaaacataaaaaaatatgttcgtcttttctagaattggtcgcaaattcaaaagaaaatatttgaacccatttgaaatataaaaaatattcatgatttttcgtaaatgtttgtaaattgtaaaaaatgttcttgattttaaaattgttctaatatttgtaaaattgttcatgaaagatctaatgtatgtagttaaacattaatgtttCTAAGTCTTCGTGAAAATATACTCATGTggtttttgaagaattaactgttggatgaatcggattattattgtatgttttttttgaaaaagtcttgaaattaagaataactttttgagttaccaagatttttgacaatcatgatattttttttgaaaatgtaaagattactTCAAGTTGtgcataaatttaaaagaagaaacattttcttgcatttctgcacaaaatttcaaaatgaAGCAATGATGTGTGAACTTAATGTggtcatcatcattgaagattatgtttttttctcccattgcaacgcacggaccattTTGCTACATAATAAAAAACGTGCAGcgcttctgccgtacgtcatgacgtttttgcaaaaaaaaaatcgaTGTTTCCTTAAATCAATCCGCAGTCCAGATTGAAGTCAGAAAGCGaatcgttttttgcattttttagaaaaacccctgatgtttcaggtaatcaacccgtagTCTGGATTTAAGTTAGAAAACAAATCTTTTTTGCATTTTTTCGAAAATCCCCTGATGTTTCacgtaatcaacccgcagtctagattttaacaaaaaaatctaacttttcagttaatcaatccacattttatctaaaagaaaattatccatatcttttaaaccgtaactccattttaacatgttatatatgaaatttgattaaaaaatatgtagaatctaaataggatgttatttttagttgTTGAAtatttcttaaatattatttttggtgcaaactcaatctgtagtgcacggttcttttttttctctttccgacgacgatacgaattgcaataaacatccattaaattaaaaccaaattgaaagGAAAGAAACATCGTTAACAATACATGCACAAGTTTGGAAAACCTCGTGGGGAGAAACGATATATTTtttatcttattccgagtgactgtacattcaaacgcgttttcgttgtaTGAGCACTAAAaccatcgtcggcaacacaaatgtgatgtcatgtgaaaatatattgcgtttagagcgtgtgttattttcttttccgttgcaacgcacggactcttttgctagtaataataaagcgtcGATCGCTTGTGTCGTACATCGTCGGCGTTTTTGCAAAAAGGCCCCTCTGTTTCTTaaaaatcaacccgcggtcctttTGTAAGTTAAAAAACGTTTCGTTCAGCCTACTTTCTAAAACTCCCCTTGTAGTTTCCAGTATTCAACTGCGGTCCACACGCACGAACTCTCCCTCGCCTCCCGATCTCAGCCGCAGGCAACCGACCCCGGCGACGCTCAATCCGGTGATGCGTCGGTGCGCCAGTCGAGGCACCGCCACCGCTGCCACGAGCGGCCGCACGGACGGTCTTCTTCCCCGGCCGTCTGCCGCCCTGTCTccttcccctcccccctcctgcGCTCCTTTCTTCATCCAGTGCAGCTCGGCGGCTGGGTTCCCGTCGGCGAGGTCATCGGCGCAGAAGGTGCCAAGAGAGAGGCAGGAGGCACAGAGAGATCTGAGCAGGGGAGTCCTCGGAATAAATCACGCCAAAACCCAAAGGGCGCAACAGAAACACACACCACAACGCCGACGCCGCGAGACAGAGGTAGACGTAGATCCGTCTCGCTGATCGCTCGGATCGATCTCGCTTCCCGTCCCGTCAACGCGCCAGGAGCGGAGATGGGAGGACGGCGGGGGAGAGGAGCTGCCCGGATCCGCGGCCTGAGTTGTAAGTGCTCCCTGCTTCGAGATCTTCTCTTATGTTTGGTTGTTTTTGTCAATCTATGCGCAACGAGGGCCTCCTTTTCGTGCTGGGTTCGTTCTTCGTTGGCGGATTGCGTGTTTGATCTGTGATCCGGGCGTGGCGGGGGCTGACGGGCTGACGAGATGGTTTTTTTTTGGCTGTGGCGTGCAGGATAGGGGCGTGATCCGCAGTTGTGCGGCAATGACGGCCGAGGGGACGGCGTGCAGCGGCGCCGGTGAGGCGCCCAAGGTGGAATTGGCGGTCACCAAGGTGGTCTCCCCCACGGGGGAGGAACGCGAGGGGGTGGGTGGTCCCTTCGTGTTCGTCAATGGCGACTCCGACGGCACCTCCGACCCCGGCTCGGACGTGGGCGCCGTGGCCGAGGCGGATTCCcgctcggaggaggaggaggatctgCCCCGGGCCAATGTAGCCCGTGCTGCTGACGCGGGCGGAGATCACCCCACCGTCGGTGGGGAATTGGCCGCTCTGGACGGTGTCATAGGCCTTCCGTCTTCCAACGGGCATGCTAGCCCCGCTGTGGTGGAGAAGTCTGAGGATGATGGTGTGGTCGAAGTCGAAGGGGAGGCAAGCCACAATTCTGAAGCTGGACTGGGGTAGGGGACTGCTGCCGCTGGAGAGCTTGATGGTCAAGATGCTCATGCAGAACTTAGGATTGACCATGCTGAGGCTGAAGATGATTGTGCTCCACCTGCGGTGGAATCTGTGCTTAATGTCAAGGATGGAGAAAGTGAAAAAAGTGTTGCCACTGAGGTTGTTGCTCCTGAAGAATAGCAGGATGGAGAGAATGCTCCAGCAGAGTCCAGTGGTTCAGATGAGCCCcccagacatgctgagtctgttTCCGTTGTCTTGGAGTTTGAGGGCAGCGTCGAGCAGAGCAAAGGAGAAGAGGTTGTTGCTGAGATCATGAAGCCAGTTATAGATGGATCAGCTGTTTCGGGGGTGACTCGACAACATGATGCCGACACAAGTGTGACTACTGCTGATCCCGTGATTAACGTCGACGAGGGCAACCATGACCATGCTGCAATCACAGAGTTGGTGGAGCGGGATGGGAGCAACGTGCATGACCATGTTGACCAGATTACTGATTCTTGCACATCTGCTCCTGAGATCGATGCTGATGGGAGGAAAGGGCTGCAAATAGAAGCACTGACTACTGAGCCTGAAGTATTGGATGGAAGCGATTGTGAAGCGACTTCTAAAGGACCTTCAGAAGAGGAAGTTGTTGCAAATGGGCTTGGTTGTGCCAAGGACACTGCTGACACTTCTTTGGAGCTTAAGGGACAGAGCGAAGTTGCCTCTGGTGTTGTTGAAGTGGAAGACATAGTAGGAAAGGATGGTGAGGGGGACTTGCATGATGGCCGCACGGCTGTTGTCCTCTCATCTGACGAGGAATCAAAACCTCCTGCAAAGGAGGGAACAAATGAGGCCATTCGTGCTGAAGTTGTGAAGGAGGGAATAAGCAAACAAATTGTGCAAGATAATGAATCCGTTAAGGATGATGTCCCTTCTGTCATACTTCAGTCAGTAAATTCAGAAGATCCAGTTGTTGAACCTAAGGGGGATCACATACTCCAGGTAGAAGATGCTACAGGTGATGGAAACATGGCAGTTTCTGATGTAAAGGTTGCCATGTTGGAAATGAATATAACAGATATCGTTCAAACACAAGATCTCAACTCGGCATCCGAAGACAGGAGTGTACCATTGCCGTGAATTCGTGTGACCAAGTTGAGGAGGAGGTAAACAAAGAAGTTTTCCCTGAGGATGCACTTTTATCCCAGAATGACTGTTCTTCTGTACAGACTGGAATGCACGAGCAGTTGGAATTACCTGGCACTGGTGCAGCTGCAGCTGATAAAAGTGACAATGTTGTGGTAGAGGCAGAACCAGGTAAAGAGATGGAGGTTGTTGAAGACGTTGCATTGCATGTGGCTGAAGCATCTACTTTCCATAATGAGCCAATGTCCATTGATTTCATTGATAACAAGTACGTAAAACTGGATACTGAGTTGGGAAGTTGTGATCATGTACAAGCGGAGGAGCGTAATTTTGATGAAATATCTAGCACCGCTATCGATGAAGTTATATCTGGTGTTTCCATGGAACATGGAACTGATGTGGCAGATGACGCTGAACTCAGATATGATACAGGAGATGCATCTCTTAGCGAAACTGTTGTTGACCAAGGTGAAGTTGTTACATTGACTGATGATAAAGCTGCTATTGTAGATGAAGTTAAACCCTCTTCTGCTACAGGAAGTGAATCTGATGTGGCTCGTGAAGCTGGTAATGTTTCACAAATAGTCGTGGGGGCATGGAGGAGTTGCGGCGGTGGCGAGGGCCGGAGCCTTCACCGAGGGACGGCGAGGCAGTTGAGGAGGCGGCAGAGGGCTGGTGCCGGTGCTCGCTGGTACAGTCCTTCACAGGGGGACGACGAGGCAGCGGAATCCACATGGATGGATGGCCGCGGTGCTCCCAATGAACCTGTTGGTGGTGAAAACACATATACCGTTGTCTTCATCTGTGTTGGGACATGTGGACAGCGGCGACGGGGCAATGGGGAGAGCAGGCGGCAGAAATATTAGGACCTTGAAGAAGAAAAAAACTTCCATGGACCGAGTTCCTCCATAAAAACAATTGTTGATGAACTAAATGAAAATGATTTCTCAATATGAAACTTTGCCAGCAAGGTCCAAATTACCTCTCGAAAATAAAATGTAGACATTGTACAATTTATTATATTTATAAACAACTCTTACTGCCATTTGGTTTTTATATATCGGATGTGTCCTTTTGGATCACTGGATCCGATCATTTTATACGGTCACAAGCGTAGAAAAACATTCAGTCATGTTTTACTGAAAAAGCTAATAATTGTCTTGATTGAATATATTTGAAATCCTTAATCATGCATGTCATCTTGTGGTATGTGGATGTTAAATTttatgaaaaaataaaataagatatTGCTAAATAATGACTATTGGAATTGATATATCTCTTACATCAATCAACTTCTAAAGTTTGCTTCAATCAGTTTCTACCTTTATGTACAACTTAAATTTCAACTGCTACCGATAGAGAGGCAAGTAGCCGTTCTTCGTACCTCCTGGGCAACCTTTCACATGGAGGAAATTGTTTCTATTAGCACCTTTTACTTTGTTTCGCTTGGGGAGTTTTCATAGGTGTTACtcactctgtttctaaatataagtctattTAAAGTTTCTATTAAAAAacaacatacgaatgtatatagacatacattatagtatagattcactcattttgcttcctaTGTAGTCCCTTATTAgaatttctaaaaagacttatatttaaaaacgaaggaagTAGTTGCTATAATGGTTTGTCGTATGTTTAGATATCTACTTGCACTTCAATGGCGGTTTAAAGTTTAACTACATGTTGACGAAGGACATGAGGGAGGGGATTCAAATACAAAATTCATGATCCGAAAATCGACAATCTAATCCGGTGCAACACACGGACACTTTTACTAGAAAACAGTATAATAGTATGTATATTTGCAACGAGCAGGTTTGCTTAGGTATGGTGAGCGTCAATTCTCGCCACACACCTGCCTTCCCCCTGGTGATAGCTATAGGCGTTAGATAGTAGTCAGATCATAGTTTCGCAACAAAAAACCAACGAGCAAGGTGATGATAGGCTTGTATATTTCAGACACAGTGGGAAAAAGTTGTATTACTACATACTCCCTCGGTCCCAAAATACAAAGTTATACTAAGTTTAAAacacttattttaaaacggagggacAATCGACTATGGCAGGCGCCGACTGCGCAGCAAGGCACTACCCGTCCAAATCACTACATCTACTTGTCTATAACTTATAGGACATGTGTTTATTAGTCAGGTCGAAAAAATTATATGCATTATTAGGCTAAGAAAAAGTTTAGGTGTTTATTAGCGAAATTTGATTTTGGAGGCGGGACTCCATTGATGCTTCCATTTGCAATTTTTAAAATTCATCCAAATTCGTATTTCTACATTTCAAAAACATTTGAGAAAAACTGCGTACATACATGAAGACATAATGTACATGTGTGTAAACTTTTAGAACCAAATATGTTGAAATGAGGGTTGCGCAAAAAAAAAGACCACGACAACCATCACACGTATGGTGGAAGCAATATCTGACTACACGCCTCGTGATCACAGATTGTGTCATGCCATCACATGCATGCACAAGTGACGAAACTGATGATGTCACCAaaaatcttttcttttccagtttttttaatttttttatcttTTAAATAAAAATCCGACTAAAAACccgttttcatcattaaatccaTAGCAACGAGATCATCAAAACTAAATCTCATATTGATATGTTTCGACGAATTTTTTGGGCTAAAAGTTGTCATGTCTATTGAACATAAATTATCGTCATGATTACACTAAAGTTGTCATGATATATTTCACCTactttttcttttacatttaaaaTAAATTTTGACATGTAATAAAGAAAGGTAATTAAGAAACTAAACTTAtcatgatgaattactaaaattaccatgatccatgaaataattttgacatggTTCATAAGCAAAAAAAATGTCAAACACTTTAAAAATGCATGCCAATGACTCAAATTTGCCATGAATCATAAACTAAAATTGTCATGGTTAATTACTTAAATTTGCCATGATACATGCACCAAAAATtaccatggttcatacaaaaaatatttttcatgttcaaaatactagaattgccatgatcaaaatactaaaattgcCATGACCTATAAACTCAAtttgccatgatgaattactaaaaattgtcatgatccatgaattaaatCTGTCATGGTTAATTACTAAAAAAATTCATGGTCAATTAATTAAAATTACCGCGAAAAGTAGTAGAAATACAATGTtagctttaaatctagaagaaaaaacTAAATGAAACAGGGCGTGACAACTTTATTGTAAACACTATGGCAACTTCATTGTAAACATCATGACAACTTTTGGCCCCAAATAAAATATCGTCAAAATATATCAAtctgggatctagttttaaagatctcatCGAGGCGAATTTAATGATTAAAATGGTTTTCTAATTAGATTTTTAATTTGAGAGTTAAAACATTTTTAAGTAGAAAAAGGTAAAACGATTTGGATAATGTCATATATTTGATATAGCAAGGTGGATGGTTATGAAGACGTGTGGATCATATTGTCTCGTGCCACCCGTATGAGCGTTATCATTTAGGAAAACAAATCTGATGCTTTTCGGCGTACTATTCATCCTCAAAATCCATGAATTATTTATTTTTGTACAAGTCGCATTCACACCCAGATCGAGTTGTTGGGGGCAGGTCGGTCCACGGCAGCTTTGTTGGTGCTAGGGATTTGCTGGTCAGTTCCAAGCCCGTGTCGTTGATGGTTTCCGGAGTGTTAAGATGCAGAGCGACGCCCTTGGTGGAGGGAGCAGCGGGCTCGTGGGTGGATCTAGCAGCTTAGGTGCGACCTAGTCGCCATGGCCGTATGGGCGGCTGGTGCTTGTAGTTCGGTAGTTGTGATGCGGCTTATGTCCCAAGGACTGGTCGCAAGTTGTTCGGAGGCGAGTGTGTTTACCTAGGTGAAAACCATGCCTGGCTTGCTCAGTCCGGCGAAGGCGGCGCTTATGGAcgtcgtcatcttcttgaaggcTCTGATCTGGTTGTCCCATATCCTCCAAGGTGTCTGGGATGAAAAATTGATCCTCTGGATTGGGTGGTACCGGCACTCTGGTAGTGTAGTCTCTTCTCGGTGGCTTGTTTCAGGTTGAGGCTTACTGTGTGTCGTTTACTTGGAGTTGTTTTGTGAGTGGTGGCTGCTTTTTAGCATCTTTGTGAAAAAATAATCTTGGATGCGTGTATCGTGTTGTATGGGTCATTGTAAGTTGATGCTTTATATATGAGCAATTTTAACATGGTCTCTCTTTAATataaagaagggggggggggcaaaagcATTTTTGGGTAAACTGTTGATTCCTTGCTTCTCCTGGACCTTTCAGCCATGTAAGTTATAAACCCATCTTGCCATGTTGTGTTCGTTGACACTTTTACGTTGCTGATGATCGAAGATGCTTTTTGGTACACGCTGTTTCACCATTATTGGGGCGTG
This window encodes:
- the LOC123429290 gene encoding uncharacterized protein LOC123429290, with product MKPVIDGSAVSGVTRQHDADTSVTTADPVINVDEGNHDHAAITELVERDGSNVHDHVDQITDSCTSAPEIDADGRKGLQIEALTTEPEVLDGSDCEATSKGPSEEEVVANGLGCAKDTADTSLELKGQSEVASGVVEVEDIVGKDGEGDLHDGRTAVVLSSDEESKPPAKEGTNEAIRAEVVKEGISKQIVQDNESVKDDVPSVILQSVNSEDPVVEPKGDHILQVEDATGDGNMAVSDVKVAMLEMNITDIVQTQDLNSASEDRSVPLP